One window of the Planktothrix sp. FACHB-1365 genome contains the following:
- a CDS encoding Uma2 family endonuclease, producing MLQQLQPQNQIPIVYPDSDGQPMSDNTLQFQWIVTIKENLDLLFADNSNVFVAGDLLWYPVEGNNTIRRAPDAMVVFGRPKGYRGSYQQWQEDNIPPQVVFDILSPGNRIKEMAAKLQFYQQYGVEEYYLYDPEKVDFAGWQRIEGQLTIIDEIQGWVSPRLGVRFEMAEELQIFTPTGERFLTFVELGQKLQQEKQRAEQAEARLKELEERLKSLGVDPNQSE from the coding sequence ATGCTCCAACAACTGCAACCCCAAAATCAAATCCCCATTGTTTATCCCGATAGTGATGGACAACCCATGTCTGACAATACGCTACAATTTCAATGGATTGTAACAATTAAAGAAAATTTAGATCTGTTATTTGCTGACAATTCTAATGTGTTTGTAGCCGGAGATTTACTTTGGTATCCCGTTGAAGGCAATAATACGATTCGTCGCGCCCCCGATGCAATGGTAGTGTTTGGAAGACCCAAAGGTTATCGGGGTTCTTATCAACAATGGCAAGAAGATAATATCCCCCCCCAGGTCGTCTTTGATATTCTTTCTCCAGGCAATAGAATTAAAGAAATGGCAGCTAAACTGCAATTTTATCAACAATATGGTGTGGAGGAATATTATCTTTATGATCCTGAAAAAGTCGATTTTGCCGGATGGCAACGTATCGAAGGACAATTAACAATTATTGATGAAATTCAAGGTTGGGTCAGTCCCCGTTTAGGAGTTCGGTTTGAAATGGCTGAGGAATTACAAATTTTTACCCCCACAGGAGAACGGTTTTTAACGTTTGTAGAATTGGGGCAAAAATTACAACAAGAAAAACAACGGGCAGAACAAGCAGAAGCTCGGTTAAAAGAATTAGAAGAACGGTTGAAAAGTTTAGGAGTTGATCCAAATCAGTCAGAATAG